CGCTCGATGTCGTAGTCGGCGTTCTGGAGCAGTGAGAGGATGATGTTCTCGACGTCCTCGCCGACGTAGCCGGCCTCGGTCAGCGAGGTCGCGTCGGCGATGGTGAAGGGCACCTGCAAAAAGCGCGCGAGCGTCTGCGCGAGCAGGGTCTTGCCGACGCCGGTGGGCCCGATGAGCAGGATGTTGGACTTCTGCAGCTCGACCTCGCCGGTCACCATCTGCGAGTCGATGCGCTTGTAGTGGTTGTGGACCGCGACCGAAAGGATCTTCTTCGCCCGCTCCTGCCCGATCACGTACTGGTCGAGCACGCGCTTGATCTCGGCCGGCTTGGGCACCGCCGAGGTCTGGCTGAAGGCCTCTTCGCTGTCGGTTTCCTCCGCAATGATGTCGTTGCAGAGGTCGATGCACTCGTCGCAGATGTAAACGGTCGGGCCCGCGATGAGCTTGCGGACTTCGTCCTGGCTCTTGCCGCAGAACGAGCAGACCAGGTTGCCCGAGCGGTCATCGTGCTTGGCCATTACTGCCCTCCCGACTCACTTCGCGGCCCCCCGGCTAACGATTACCTCATCAATCAGTCCGTATTCAACCGCTTGCTCGGGAGACATGAACATGTCGCGGTCGGTGTCCTTCTCGATCCGCCGCAGATTCTGTCCGGTATGGCGCGCGAAGAGGTTGTTGATCTCCTCGCGCATGCGCAGGATCTCGCGCGCCTGGATCTCGATGTCGGCCGCGGGGCCCTGCGCGCCGCCCAGCGGCTGATGGATCATGATGCGCGAGTGCGGCAGCGCGTAGCGCCGCCCCTTGTGCCCCGCCGCCAGCAGCACCGCGCCCATGCTCGCCGCCTGGCCCAGGCACAGCGTGGACACCGGCGGCTTGATGAACTGCATCGTGTCGTAGATCGCCAGCCCGGCGGTGATCGAGCCGCCCGGTGAATTGATGTAGAAGCTGATCTCCTTCTCGGGGTCCTCGGATTCCAGGAACAGGAACTGTGCGGTTATCAGGTTGGCGACGTCGTCGTTGATCTCGGTGCCGAGAAAGACGATGCGATCCTTGAGCAGGCGCGAGTAGATATCATAGGCCCGCTCGCCGCGGCCGGTCTGCTCAACGACGATCGGGACCAGGCTGCTCATAGAATTCCGGCCGGAAGCGGCCGGCCTTGGCGATCCCCGAAGCTACGCACCCAAACAGAATTTTACCCAGTTTGGGATCCGGCGGCAACGGGAGTTCGCTGGCGAGCGTGCGCGCTAGGCGCCGGCATCCGAGGGCGACTGTCCCGCCTCGGCCTGCGGCTCGGATTGCGCGCGCGCAAGCAGCATGTCGAGCGTCCGTTCGCGGCGCATCGCCGCGCGCAGCGCCTCGCGATGCTCCTCCTCGCGGTAGTGTTGCGCCAGCCGCTCGCGTTCGCGCCCGGGCGCACGCGTGACGAGCTCGGCGATCCGCGCCGCGAGCTCGTCGTCGCTGACTTCGACCTTCTCCTGGTCGGCGATCGCGTCCACGATGAGCGTGCTGAGCGCGCGCTTGTGTGCGCGCGCGCGCAGCTCCTCGGCGCTCTCGCGCACGCGCTCGACCGCCGCCTCGCGCGACATCCCCGCCGCCATCAGCGCCGCCGCCATCTCGGACTCCATCAGCTCGCGCTCGCGCTCGGCGAGCGATTGCGGAACCTCGACCGGGTTGTGCTCGATGATGAGGTCGAGCAGCCCCTGGCGCGCGCGCGCGTCGGCCTCCTCGCGCGCCCGCTCGCTGAGTTGCGCGCGCACCCGCTCGCGCAGCTCCTCGAGCGAGCCGACCTCGCCAAGGTCCTTGGCGAACTCATCGTCGAGCGCGGGCAGCTCCTTGCGGTAGAGCTCTCTAATCGAAACGCGCCATTCCACCGTCTTGCCCGCCAGTTCCTTCTCGGCATAGTCGGCGGGGTAGCTGCGCGTGGCCTGCGCCGGACGGCCGACTTCGGCCCCGATGAGCACCTCGTCCAGCCCGTGGGCCAGACGCTCAGGGGAAAGCTCGACCAGGCGCTGGCCGGTGCGCGCGCCCTCCAGTGGCTTGCCCTCGACGAAGCCCTCGATCTCGACCAGCGCGAAGTCGCCGCGCTGGGCGCGCGTGCGGTCGTCGATCTTCTTGAGCGTGGCGTGGCGCTCGCGCAGTTCCTCAAGCGCCTTCTGCACCTGCTCGTCCGTGACCTGAACCTCGGGTCGCGGCACCTTGAGCCCAGCGTAGTCGCGCACCACCAGCTCGGGCCGCAGATCGAAGGTCGCGCTGAAGCGCAGGCTCTTGGCGAGGTCGGTCTCCTCGGTCACGATCTCGGGCGCGAGCAGGGGCCGCAGATGCTGTTCGTCGAGCGCCTTGTCGGTGTACTCCTTGATGAGCTTCTGGATGACCTCGCCGCGCACGCGATCGCCGAAGAAGCGCTCGAGCAGGTTGCGCGGCGCGTGCCCGGGGCGGAAGCCCTTGAGCACCACACCGCGGCGCAGTTCATTGTAGGCGCGGTCGAGCTCCTGCTTGATCTCGACCGGTTCGAGTTCGATGGTTAGTTTGCGCCGCAGCGCCGAAGGACTTTCTACGTTGACGTTCATGGCTGATGTCGGAAACTTCAGCTAAACATACCGCGCACTGCGCGATCAATCGCTTCCGACACAAATCCGGACGCCAGATTGGTGTGCGTTGCGGCGCGCGAGGAGGCAACCGGGGCGCCGGTCGGACGACTGGACTTAGCGGTGACGAATCCCTAGACTTCACCGGTTAATCAAAGTATCTAAGCGCCGTGGCCACGCCGCCGGCGAAATCGGGCCGCGCAATGCGGCCCGCCGCGGGCGCCGACGGTTGCGAGCGCGAAACTTCAGGAGACCTCGGGTTCGATG
This is a stretch of genomic DNA from Candidatus Binataceae bacterium. It encodes these proteins:
- the clpP gene encoding ATP-dependent Clp endopeptidase proteolytic subunit ClpP, which gives rise to MSSLVPIVVEQTGRGERAYDIYSRLLKDRIVFLGTEINDDVANLITAQFLFLESEDPEKEISFYINSPGGSITAGLAIYDTMQFIKPPVSTLCLGQAASMGAVLLAAGHKGRRYALPHSRIMIHQPLGGAQGPAADIEIQAREILRMREEINNLFARHTGQNLRRIEKDTDRDMFMSPEQAVEYGLIDEVIVSRGAAK
- the tig gene encoding trigger factor, producing MNVNVESPSALRRKLTIELEPVEIKQELDRAYNELRRGVVLKGFRPGHAPRNLLERFFGDRVRGEVIQKLIKEYTDKALDEQHLRPLLAPEIVTEETDLAKSLRFSATFDLRPELVVRDYAGLKVPRPEVQVTDEQVQKALEELRERHATLKKIDDRTRAQRGDFALVEIEGFVEGKPLEGARTGQRLVELSPERLAHGLDEVLIGAEVGRPAQATRSYPADYAEKELAGKTVEWRVSIRELYRKELPALDDEFAKDLGEVGSLEELRERVRAQLSERAREEADARARQGLLDLIIEHNPVEVPQSLAERERELMESEMAAALMAAGMSREAAVERVRESAEELRARAHKRALSTLIVDAIADQEKVEVSDDELAARIAELVTRAPGRERERLAQHYREEEHREALRAAMRRERTLDMLLARAQSEPQAEAGQSPSDAGA